A portion of the Halopelagius inordinatus genome contains these proteins:
- a CDS encoding alpha-ketoacid dehydrogenase subunit beta: MSTESRPGDSIDQTETMTMREAIRAALREEMQDDENVFVMGEDVGTFGGVFNVTDGLVDEFGEKRIRDTPISEAGFTGAGIGAAATGMRPVVEIMFSDFLGVASEQIINQMAKMRYMFGGKTEMPITVRTTEGGGMGAASQHSGTLHTWFAHFPGLLAVAPGTPRAAKGLLKSAIRSDDPVFFFENKMIYEQEGEVPTDPNYTIPLGEASVEREGDDVTVVATQRMVGESLDLAEEMAGQASIEVIDLQSLYPLDTDTLVESVEKTGRLVVADESPLSYGTHAEVMARVMEDGFYSLDAPPMRVGVADTHIPFSPGLEQEVIPSAEDVRTAVEKLV, translated from the coding sequence ATGAGCACTGAATCACGACCCGGCGACAGCATAGACCAGACGGAGACGATGACGATGCGGGAGGCCATCAGGGCGGCACTCCGCGAGGAGATGCAAGACGACGAGAACGTCTTCGTCATGGGCGAGGACGTCGGCACGTTCGGCGGCGTGTTCAACGTGACGGACGGCCTCGTCGACGAGTTCGGCGAGAAACGCATCCGCGACACGCCGATAAGCGAGGCCGGGTTCACCGGCGCGGGCATCGGCGCGGCGGCGACGGGGATGCGCCCCGTCGTCGAGATAATGTTCTCCGATTTCCTCGGCGTCGCCTCCGAGCAGATAATCAACCAGATGGCGAAGATGCGGTACATGTTCGGCGGGAAGACGGAGATGCCCATCACCGTCCGCACCACGGAGGGCGGCGGGATGGGTGCGGCGAGTCAACACTCGGGCACCCTCCACACGTGGTTCGCGCACTTCCCGGGCCTCCTCGCCGTCGCACCGGGCACGCCGCGGGCGGCGAAGGGCCTTCTGAAGTCGGCCATTCGCTCGGACGACCCGGTGTTCTTCTTCGAGAACAAGATGATATACGAACAGGAGGGCGAGGTGCCGACCGACCCGAACTACACCATCCCTCTCGGGGAGGCGAGCGTCGAACGCGAGGGCGACGACGTGACGGTCGTCGCCACCCAGCGCATGGTCGGTGAATCGCTCGACCTCGCAGAAGAGATGGCGGGTCAAGCGAGCATCGAGGTCATCGACCTCCAGTCGCTCTACCCCCTCGACACCGATACGCTGGTCGAGAGCGTCGAGAAGACCGGACGCCTCGTCGTCGCAGACGAGAGTCCCCTCTCGTACGGCACGCACGCCGAAGTGATGGCCCGCGTCATGGAGGACGGGTTCTACAGTCTCGACGCGCCGCCGATGCGCGTCGGCGTCGCCGACACCCACATCCCGTTCAGTCCGGGACTGGAACAGGAAGTGATACCGTCCGCGGAGGACGTGCGGACCGCAGTCGAGAAACTGGTGTAG
- a CDS encoding thiamine pyrophosphate-dependent dehydrogenase E1 component subunit alpha, which produces MVSIDIDTEDGQREILERMLTIRAFDERVGELFEDGEVPGFVHLYIGEEAVGVGAAAALEEDDLITSTHRGHGHCIAKGLDPEGMMAEVHGKRKGYCNGKGGSMHIADVDAGMLGANGIVGAGPPLATGAALSAQMRDSGQVALAFFGDGAVAQGQVHEAINIAATWDLPAVFLVENNKFGEGTPVEKQHNVENLSETAEAYNIPGFTVDGMDVVAVNEAVREARERAADGGGPTFIEADTYRYRGHFEGDHQPYRDEDDIGEWREGRDPIQNFKNRLLEAGTLDQDEFESMREDAHDRIEAATEAAQAADDPAPHEAYDDMFSMHVPDIDRFARTTATDGGRTRSEEGENR; this is translated from the coding sequence ATGGTATCTATAGACATAGACACAGAGGACGGGCAGCGCGAGATACTCGAGCGCATGCTCACCATCCGGGCGTTCGACGAGAGGGTCGGGGAACTGTTCGAGGACGGCGAGGTGCCGGGGTTCGTCCACCTCTACATCGGAGAGGAGGCGGTCGGCGTCGGCGCGGCGGCGGCCCTGGAGGAAGACGACCTCATCACCTCCACGCACCGAGGTCACGGTCACTGCATCGCCAAGGGACTCGACCCGGAGGGGATGATGGCCGAAGTCCACGGCAAGCGAAAGGGCTACTGCAACGGCAAGGGCGGGTCGATGCACATCGCCGACGTCGACGCCGGGATGCTCGGCGCGAACGGTATCGTCGGCGCCGGTCCGCCGTTGGCGACGGGTGCCGCGCTCTCGGCGCAGATGCGCGACAGCGGACAGGTCGCACTCGCGTTCTTCGGCGACGGCGCGGTGGCGCAAGGACAGGTACACGAGGCCATCAACATCGCGGCGACGTGGGACCTGCCGGCCGTCTTCCTCGTCGAGAACAACAAGTTCGGCGAGGGGACGCCCGTCGAGAAGCAACACAACGTCGAAAACCTGAGCGAGACGGCCGAGGCGTACAACATCCCCGGGTTCACCGTCGACGGGATGGACGTAGTCGCGGTGAACGAGGCGGTCAGAGAGGCCCGCGAACGCGCCGCAGACGGAGGCGGTCCGACGTTCATCGAAGCCGACACCTACCGCTACCGCGGCCACTTCGAAGGCGACCACCAACCGTACCGCGACGAAGACGACATCGGCGAGTGGCGCGAGGGCCGCGACCCGATACAGAACTTCAAGAACCGACTCCTCGAAGCGGGCACCCTCGACCAAGACGAGTTCGAGTCGATGCGCGAGGACGCTCACGACCGTATAGAGGCGGCCACCGAGGCGGCCCAAGCGGCCGACGACCCGGCCCCCCACGAGGCGTACGACGACATGTTCTCGATGCACGTACCGGATATCGACCGATTTGCGCGGACGACCGCCACGGACGGCGGACGGACGCGGTCCGAGGAAGGTGAGAACCGATGA
- a CDS encoding glutathione S-transferase family protein, with protein sequence MNMLVDGQWRTDAYESTNEEGEFDRQETSFRDRVRSDADAEFPAESGRYHLYISRACPWAHRAAMTRRLKGLEDAISLSVVEPVRIDDGWEFSETHPDPLYGEPYLRDIYTRADDEFTGRVTVPVLWDKETETIVNNESREIMRMLNTQFDEYATRDVDLWPEGHREEVDAALDDIYEPINNGVYRAGFAETQKAYDEAVGDLFDALDRWESVLSEQRYLVGDVLTEADIAMFATLIRFDHVYHTHFKCNRRAIHEYPNLWNYTKELYQLPGVAETVNVDHITRHYYRSHGDVNPKRLVPVGPDVDFDAPHDRDRLDANLPSDLAGDAAPADD encoded by the coding sequence ATGAACATGCTCGTAGACGGCCAGTGGCGCACCGACGCGTACGAGTCGACGAACGAAGAGGGCGAGTTCGACCGCCAAGAGACGTCGTTCCGCGACCGAGTCCGTTCCGACGCCGACGCCGAGTTCCCCGCCGAATCGGGTCGCTACCACCTGTACATCTCTCGCGCGTGCCCGTGGGCGCACCGCGCCGCGATGACGCGCCGACTCAAGGGTCTCGAAGACGCGATTTCGCTCTCGGTCGTCGAACCCGTCCGCATCGACGACGGCTGGGAGTTCTCCGAGACGCATCCGGACCCCCTCTACGGCGAACCGTACCTGCGCGACATCTACACCCGCGCGGACGACGAGTTCACCGGGCGCGTCACCGTGCCCGTCCTCTGGGACAAAGAGACGGAGACCATCGTGAACAACGAGTCCCGCGAGATAATGCGGATGCTGAACACGCAGTTCGACGAGTACGCCACGCGCGACGTGGACCTCTGGCCGGAGGGCCACCGCGAGGAGGTTGACGCCGCCTTAGACGACATCTACGAACCCATCAACAACGGCGTCTACCGCGCCGGGTTCGCCGAGACGCAGAAAGCGTACGACGAGGCCGTGGGAGACCTGTTCGACGCTCTCGACCGCTGGGAGTCGGTTCTGTCGGAGCAGCGATATCTCGTCGGCGACGTGTTGACGGAGGCGGACATCGCGATGTTCGCGACGCTGATCCGGTTCGACCACGTCTACCACACTCACTTCAAGTGCAACCGCCGGGCCATCCACGAGTATCCGAACCTCTGGAACTACACGAAGGAACTCTACCAACTCCCCGGCGTCGCGGAGACGGTCAACGTGGACCACATCACCCGACACTACTACCGCAGTCACGGCGACGTGAACCCGAAGCGACTCGTCCCCGTCGGCCCCGACGTCGACTTCGACGCGCCGCACGACAGGGACCGACTGGACGCGAACCTCCCCTCGGACCTCGCGGGCGACGCCGCACCCGCGGACGACTAA
- a CDS encoding molybdopterin-dependent oxidoreductase: MTGPSLRERLASVEPPPRLVDWSLLVCVLVEFGSGVLSLGAGYPGNWPVFYVHSVVGVAFVFLLFFKLRRVRTRVTDSRLWDRATALSVLTATVAVTALATGAWWVLGGNARVLTYWNLMNLHVGLGLVLLPLVVAHLATRFRPPRRTDFEGRRTALRYGALLLGGALLFRAQELLAAAAETPGQRRFTGSKPVEADGLSPEGEVGDGNASFPVTSWVADDPDPVDRENWRLRVGGLTDSTLELSADELAPDAERRVLLDCTSGWYAERDWRGIRLDALLEAVGPDDDARWVTVHSVTGYRWSFPIEEAREMLLATHVGGERLAHGHGFPLRLVAPNRRGFQWIKWVDGVEVRRRRDAAQWTAVLVSGLG, from the coding sequence ATGACCGGCCCGAGCCTCCGTGAACGCCTCGCGTCGGTCGAACCGCCGCCGCGATTAGTGGACTGGTCGCTTCTCGTCTGCGTCCTCGTCGAGTTCGGAAGCGGCGTCCTCAGCCTCGGTGCGGGCTATCCGGGCAACTGGCCGGTGTTCTACGTCCACTCCGTCGTGGGCGTCGCGTTCGTGTTCCTTCTGTTTTTCAAACTCCGCCGAGTCCGAACCCGCGTCACCGACTCGCGCCTCTGGGACCGCGCGACTGCGCTCTCCGTTCTCACCGCGACTGTCGCCGTCACCGCACTCGCCACCGGCGCGTGGTGGGTTCTCGGCGGCAACGCCCGCGTCCTCACCTACTGGAACCTCATGAATCTCCACGTCGGCCTCGGACTCGTCTTGTTGCCTCTCGTCGTCGCCCACCTCGCGACGCGCTTTCGCCCGCCCCGCCGCACCGACTTCGAGGGGCGCAGAACCGCACTCCGGTACGGGGCGCTTCTCCTCGGCGGCGCACTCCTGTTTCGCGCGCAGGAACTTCTCGCCGCGGCGGCGGAGACGCCGGGTCAGCGACGGTTCACCGGGTCGAAACCCGTCGAAGCCGACGGTCTCTCCCCCGAGGGCGAAGTCGGCGACGGTAACGCCTCGTTCCCGGTGACGAGTTGGGTCGCCGACGACCCGGACCCCGTAGACCGAGAGAACTGGCGTCTGCGCGTCGGCGGTCTGACCGACTCGACGCTGGAACTCTCTGCGGACGAACTCGCGCCCGACGCCGAGCGGCGCGTCCTCCTCGACTGCACCAGCGGATGGTACGCCGAACGCGACTGGCGGGGCATCCGACTCGACGCTCTCCTCGAGGCCGTCGGACCCGACGACGACGCCCGGTGGGTGACCGTCCACTCCGTCACGGGCTATCGGTGGTCGTTCCCCATCGAGGAGGCCCGCGAGATGCTACTCGCGACGCACGTCGGCGGCGAACGACTCGCCCACGGCCACGGCTTTCCCCTCCGTCTCGTCGCGCCGAACCGGCGCGGCTTCCAGTGGATAAAGTGGGTCGACGGAGTCGAAGTCCGCCGCCGCCGCGACGCCGCGCAGTGGACGGCGGTTCTCGTGAGCGGTCTCGGATAA
- a CDS encoding 4-phosphopantoate--beta-alanine ligase, giving the protein MSDIEIPESHPRYRSLLTRHRIEEGVDKGITSKQGLIAEGRGEAFDYLLGERTLPAVDEAERAAAAHLLLAERPVLSVNGNVAALVPGEMVELAEAVGADLEVNLFNRTEERLEAIADHLRDHGAGEVKGLTADGRIPGLDHERAKVDADGIGDADVVLVPLEDGDRAEALAAMGKTEIVIDLNPLSRSAQSAAVPIVDNIMRAIPNVTAHAEDLRDAPREELARIVAEFDPERVLADAETAIRSGPMGDAEADAARTED; this is encoded by the coding sequence ATGAGCGACATCGAGATTCCCGAGAGCCACCCCCGATACCGGTCGCTCCTCACGCGACACCGCATCGAGGAAGGGGTGGACAAGGGCATCACGAGTAAACAGGGCCTCATCGCCGAGGGCCGAGGCGAGGCGTTCGACTACCTCCTCGGAGAGAGAACCCTCCCCGCCGTAGACGAGGCGGAACGCGCCGCCGCGGCGCATCTCCTCCTCGCGGAGCGTCCGGTCCTCTCGGTGAACGGCAACGTCGCCGCACTCGTCCCCGGAGAGATGGTCGAACTCGCCGAGGCGGTGGGCGCGGACCTGGAGGTGAATCTGTTCAACCGGACCGAAGAGCGACTCGAAGCCATCGCCGACCACCTCCGCGACCACGGGGCGGGGGAGGTGAAGGGACTCACCGCGGACGGCCGAATCCCGGGGCTCGACCACGAACGCGCGAAGGTGGACGCCGACGGTATCGGCGACGCGGACGTGGTTCTCGTCCCGTTGGAGGACGGCGACAGGGCCGAAGCCCTCGCGGCGATGGGTAAAACGGAGATAGTGATAGACCTGAATCCGCTCTCTCGGTCCGCGCAGTCGGCCGCGGTGCCGATAGTAGACAACATCATGCGCGCGATTCCGAACGTCACCGCCCACGCGGAGGACCTGCGAGACGCCCCCCGCGAGGAGTTAGCGCGAATCGTCGCCGAGTTCGACCCCGAACGCGTCCTCGCGGACGCGGAGACGGCGATTCGGTCGGGGCCGATGGGCGACGCGGAGGCCGACGCGGCGCGGACGGAGGACTGA
- a CDS encoding pantoate kinase → MTDEATAFVPGHVTGFFSAHPNDDPASAGSRGAGVTLTDGVRVTVRRREDGARRDDHARRDDERRASRVTLNGDRVTVDPVESVLAEFGVRADRVEITAETPLPVGAGFGVSGAVALGLAFGVNDLLALGRSENELVTVAHRAEVNAGTGLGDVVAQARGGLPIRLEPGAPGRGALDGVPERPSVEYVTFGELSTAAVLSGDTRALTAAGESALADLREKPTASRMVALSRRFAREAGLLTDRVEDAVDDVRAAGGDASMAMLGETVFAFGTGLSDAGYDPSVCDVHTAGAGLVRED, encoded by the coding sequence ATGACCGACGAGGCGACGGCGTTCGTCCCCGGGCACGTGACGGGGTTCTTCAGCGCGCACCCGAACGACGACCCGGCGAGTGCCGGTTCTCGCGGCGCGGGCGTGACACTCACAGACGGCGTTCGCGTGACCGTTCGGCGGAGAGAAGACGGCGCACGGAGAGACGACCACGCACGGAGAGACGACGAGAGGCGGGCGTCGCGCGTGACGTTGAACGGCGACCGGGTGACGGTCGACCCCGTCGAGAGCGTCCTCGCCGAGTTCGGCGTCCGAGCCGACCGCGTCGAAATCACGGCCGAGACGCCGCTTCCGGTCGGCGCGGGGTTCGGCGTCAGCGGTGCCGTCGCGTTGGGTCTCGCGTTCGGCGTGAACGACCTGTTGGCGTTGGGGCGGTCGGAGAACGAACTCGTCACCGTCGCCCACCGCGCGGAGGTGAACGCCGGAACCGGCCTCGGGGACGTGGTGGCGCAGGCGCGCGGCGGCCTGCCCATCCGCCTCGAACCCGGCGCGCCGGGACGCGGCGCGTTGGACGGCGTCCCCGAACGTCCTTCCGTGGAGTACGTCACGTTCGGCGAACTCTCGACGGCGGCGGTCCTCTCGGGCGATACGAGAGCGCTCACCGCCGCGGGCGAGTCCGCACTCGCGGACCTCCGCGAGAAACCCACCGCCTCGCGGATGGTCGCTCTCTCGCGTCGGTTCGCCCGCGAAGCCGGATTGCTCACCGACCGCGTCGAAGACGCCGTAGACGACGTTCGGGCCGCGGGCGGCGACGCGTCGATGGCGATGCTCGGCGAGACGGTGTTCGCGTTCGGAACCGGCCTCTCGGACGCCGGGTACGACCCGTCCGTCTGCGACGTCCACACCGCGGGTGCGGGACTGGTCCGAGAGGACTGA
- a CDS encoding UPF0175 family protein, whose translation MPSISARIPDDEREELEQVAELLGEDRSTTIRKALDEGLTQIRVRIAAERYQSGEISVNQAARVAGVPLAEWLEICRERNLTTQLKPDDLEQDADAALDL comes from the coding sequence ATGCCGTCCATCAGCGCTCGCATTCCGGACGACGAACGAGAGGAACTGGAACAGGTCGCGGAACTCCTCGGTGAAGACCGGAGTACGACGATTCGAAAGGCACTCGACGAGGGGTTGACGCAGATTCGCGTCCGCATCGCCGCGGAACGCTACCAATCGGGCGAGATATCGGTCAACCAAGCGGCCCGAGTAGCGGGCGTCCCTCTCGCGGAGTGGTTGGAGATATGCCGCGAGCGAAACCTGACGACGCAGTTGAAGCCGGACGATTTGGAACAGGACGCGGACGCGGCGCTGGACCTGTAG
- the aspS gene encoding aspartate--tRNA(Asn) ligase, whose product MQNRTYTADAEPGDTVTVAGWVHEVRDLGGIAFLILRDKSGKIQIKFEKDEMDEELVETGLGVHRESVISVSGDVKEEPRAPTDVEVVPDSIDVLAEADTELPLDPSGKVDAELSTRLDNRTLDLRKEEVKAVFEIRAEVLRSVREAFRDLGSTEINTPKIVATGTEGGTELFPITYFGEEAFMNQSPQLFKQLMIGSGLERVFEIGPIFRAEEHNTPRHLNEATSIDFESAFFDHTEAMDACEHVVKAAYEGVAENCRKELEALGLEDEFEVPEGEFPRLTYEEAIERINATGELDEQLVWGDDLPTEGERALGDDVGEHYFITDWPSEIKPFYIKDHDDDEQLSTGFDMMHPRMELVSGGQREHRYDHLVEGFEQQGLDPEAFDYYTKMFRYGMPPHAGWGLGGERLVMTMLGLENIREAVLFPRDRQRLSP is encoded by the coding sequence ATGCAGAACCGAACGTACACGGCAGACGCCGAACCCGGCGACACGGTGACCGTCGCGGGGTGGGTCCACGAGGTTCGTGACCTCGGCGGCATCGCATTCCTCATCCTGCGCGACAAGAGCGGGAAGATTCAGATCAAGTTCGAGAAAGACGAGATGGACGAGGAACTCGTCGAGACCGGACTCGGCGTCCACCGCGAGAGCGTCATCAGCGTCTCGGGCGACGTGAAAGAGGAACCGCGCGCGCCGACGGACGTGGAAGTCGTCCCCGACTCCATCGACGTGCTCGCGGAGGCCGACACGGAACTGCCCTTAGACCCATCCGGAAAGGTCGATGCCGAGCTTTCGACCCGACTCGACAACCGAACGCTCGACCTGCGCAAAGAGGAGGTCAAAGCCGTCTTCGAGATTCGCGCGGAGGTCCTCCGCTCGGTCCGCGAGGCGTTCCGCGACCTCGGAAGCACGGAGATAAACACGCCGAAGATAGTCGCCACCGGGACGGAGGGCGGGACGGAACTGTTCCCCATCACGTACTTCGGCGAGGAGGCGTTCATGAACCAGTCGCCGCAGTTGTTCAAGCAACTGATGATCGGGTCGGGTCTCGAACGCGTCTTCGAGATCGGTCCGATCTTCCGCGCCGAAGAGCACAACACCCCGAGGCATCTGAACGAGGCCACGTCCATCGACTTCGAGTCGGCCTTCTTCGACCACACCGAGGCGATGGACGCCTGCGAACACGTCGTGAAAGCCGCCTACGAGGGGGTCGCCGAGAACTGCCGGAAGGAACTCGAAGCGCTCGGTCTCGAAGACGAGTTCGAGGTGCCCGAGGGCGAATTCCCGCGTCTCACCTACGAGGAGGCCATAGAGCGAATCAACGCGACGGGCGAACTCGACGAGCAACTCGTCTGGGGCGACGACCTGCCGACCGAGGGCGAACGCGCACTCGGCGACGACGTCGGCGAGCATTACTTCATCACCGACTGGCCCTCCGAGATAAAGCCGTTCTACATCAAGGACCACGACGACGACGAGCAGTTGTCGACCGGGTTCGACATGATGCACCCGCGCATGGAACTGGTCTCGGGCGGCCAGCGTGAACACCGCTACGACCACCTCGTCGAGGGCTTCGAACAGCAGGGTCTCGACCCCGAAGCGTTCGACTACTACACGAAGATGTTCAGATACGGCATGCCCCCGCACGCCGGATGGGGCCTCGGCGGCGAACGCCTCGTCATGACGATGCTCGGTCTGGAGAACATCCGCGAAGCCGTTCTGTTCCCGCGGGATCGCCAACGTCTGTCGCCCTAA
- a CDS encoding DUF4013 domain-containing protein yields MRHHLGAAVRSLSTAEHRLDTVITGTLLALGSTVAPVLVVALLGYVVRVVRGASGVDAELPAFDEWTGVLLDGGRAALATGPLHLPGAAVFAFVVGFDRTHLVAPSLFFGLRRGALPSLDLFVGVLSIVVLEIVAGYLSAAALVAVARGESVGVEVAEAALDIARDGTFARALSVALAVGTVGRVLSGVAAAVPLFGLPAGAAVSFAALVVGASVVGRTTPSVGGVGGRTDGIPFDASAANASADGVRE; encoded by the coding sequence ATGAGACACCACCTCGGCGCCGCGGTACGGTCGCTCTCGACCGCAGAACACAGACTCGACACCGTAATCACGGGAACGCTGCTCGCCCTCGGTTCTACCGTCGCACCCGTTCTCGTCGTGGCTCTCCTCGGGTACGTCGTCCGCGTCGTTCGCGGCGCAAGCGGCGTCGATGCCGAACTCCCGGCGTTCGACGAGTGGACGGGCGTCCTCCTCGACGGCGGGCGCGCCGCCCTCGCGACGGGTCCGCTTCACCTCCCCGGAGCGGCCGTCTTCGCGTTCGTCGTCGGGTTCGACCGCACGCACCTCGTCGCGCCGTCTCTGTTCTTCGGGCTTCGACGCGGCGCTCTCCCCTCCCTCGACCTGTTCGTCGGCGTTCTTTCGATTGTCGTCCTCGAAATCGTGGCGGGCTATCTCTCGGCCGCCGCCCTCGTCGCCGTCGCGCGCGGCGAGTCGGTCGGAGTCGAAGTCGCCGAGGCGGCCCTCGACATCGCTCGCGACGGGACGTTCGCCCGCGCGCTCTCGGTCGCACTCGCGGTGGGTACTGTCGGACGCGTGCTTTCGGGCGTCGCCGCCGCCGTACCGTTGTTCGGACTTCCGGCAGGGGCGGCCGTCTCGTTCGCCGCACTCGTCGTCGGCGCGTCGGTCGTCGGCCGAACGACTCCGTCGGTCGGCGGAGTCGGCGGGCGGACGGACGGTATCCCGTTCGACGCGTCCGCGGCTAACGCGTCCGCCGACGGCGTTCGCGAGTGA
- a CDS encoding phosphoglycerol geranylgeranyltransferase, translating to MTGPWTEWDHVLKVDPDKELKDGETFEDVCATGTDAIEIGGTLDITEEKMQRVIDACSKYDTPLYQEPSNPGVVIDSDALDGYLIPTVFNAESSFWVTGAHKEWVRIDGPLDWDRTTTEAYIVLNPEASVAELTEADTEQSADDVASFAAVAEKMFGQEIIYVEYSGTFGDTEKVAAAKDALEESTLFYGGGIHDYESAYEMGKHADTIVVGDLLHDEGVDAVRETVEGVNDAHAEQLEAE from the coding sequence ATGACCGGGCCCTGGACCGAATGGGACCACGTCTTGAAAGTGGACCCAGACAAGGAACTGAAAGACGGCGAGACGTTCGAGGACGTCTGTGCGACCGGCACGGACGCCATCGAAATCGGCGGCACGCTGGACATCACAGAAGAGAAGATGCAACGCGTCATAGACGCCTGTTCGAAGTACGACACGCCCCTGTATCAGGAACCGTCGAACCCGGGCGTCGTCATCGACTCCGACGCTCTCGACGGCTACCTCATCCCGACGGTGTTCAACGCCGAATCCTCGTTTTGGGTCACCGGCGCGCACAAAGAGTGGGTCCGAATCGACGGGCCACTCGACTGGGACCGAACGACCACCGAGGCGTACATCGTGTTGAACCCCGAGGCGTCCGTCGCCGAACTAACGGAGGCCGACACGGAACAGAGCGCAGACGACGTCGCCTCCTTCGCGGCCGTCGCAGAGAAGATGTTCGGCCAAGAGATAATCTACGTCGAGTACTCCGGCACGTTCGGCGACACGGAGAAAGTCGCCGCTGCTAAAGACGCCCTCGAGGAATCGACGCTGTTCTACGGCGGCGGCATCCACGACTACGAGTCGGCCTACGAGATGGGCAAACACGCAGACACCATCGTCGTCGGTGACCTTCTCCACGACGAGGGGGTAGACGCCGTCCGCGAGACGGTCGAAGGCGTCAACGACGCCCACGCCGAACAACTCGAAGCCGAATGA